The following proteins come from a genomic window of Anticarsia gemmatalis isolate Benzon Research Colony breed Stoneville strain chromosome 25, ilAntGemm2 primary, whole genome shotgun sequence:
- the LOC142983959 gene encoding uncharacterized protein LOC142983959, with protein sequence MALTFPNEIWLEIFKKIDRPKLMELRLVCHQFYDLIEYLLNQSPEWKDLAHDTILYECLEMTMQRAYPYYLATHWLYIHDPVLWRGTYLSYKKWQKVLVNSHTKDTIVPEADLGTISCLSTFDKYIAISFHCGLIASYTVDDLSRPFYLANHGTSIKEVLFWYSDGNVMFVSLGDDCTMKFWDLQNKIEIVTDGFVANNISSGECRHFCIADKGGIVTSYERVGNRVLPGPTLELTLKDEQYIVAHVVDGKYMTAMAWDGRGTVQFVYTALIEGEKLIEFDTLQETRWKSLPTKLAYSLQRLSMPTATLFFGIGKDCIGSTNYYEKIWHEYNLSQHFGCNVRSIALHAQILMFGLEDGSIHLLYIPNHGHVRELEERIIHSKKIQVDTAPIVDLTVLEVDKKPCIVAVTIRKVHLLNFF encoded by the coding sequence ATGGCGTTGACGTTTCCAAACGAAATATGGTTGGAAATATTCAAAAAGATAGACCGACCGAAGTTGATGGAACTAAGGTTGGTATGCCATCAATTTTATGACCTGATCGAATACCTCTTGAACCAGTCACCAGAGTGGAAAGATTTGGCCCATGATACGATATTGTACGAGTGCCTAGAGATGACAATGCAGCGAGCTTATCCATATTACCTGGCGACCCATTGGTTGTATATTCACGATCCAGTGTTGTGGCGAGGTACTTATTTGTCCTACAAGAAATGGCAAAAAGTTCTAGTAAATTCGCACACGAAGGATACCATCGTCCCAGAAGCAGATTTAGGAACTATTTCGTGTTTGTCCACCTTTGATAAGTACATAGCAATATCTTTTCATTGCGGTTTGATTGCTAGTTACACTGTTGATGACTTGAGTCGGCCATTTTACTTAGCAAACCATGGCACTAGTATCAAAGAAGTGTTATTTTGGTATTCTGATGGCAACGTAATGTTCGTATCTTTGGGCGACGACTGCACTATGAAGTTTTGGgaccttcaaaataaaattgagattGTTACCGATGGTTTCGTGGCCAACAACATAAGCTCTGGAGAATGTAGACATTTCTGCATTGCCGATAAGGGTGGAATCGTAACCTCATACGAGAGGGTTGGTAACCGTGTATTACCTGGCCCTACACTAGAATTAACACTTAAGGACGAACAATACATTGTTGCACATGTTGTTGACGGCAAATATATGACAGCAATGGCATGGGATGGAAGAGGTACCGTACAGTTTGTGTACACAGCACTGATAGAAGGCGAAAAGTTGATAGAGTTCGATACGCTGCAAGAAACACGTTGGAAAAGCTTGCCGACAAAATTGGCTTATTCCTTGCAAAGATTGAGTATGCCGACAGCTACATTATTTTTTGGAATCGGCAAAGACTGTATTGGATCGACTAATTACTATGAAAAAATTTGGCATGAGTACAACTTAAGCCAGCACTTCGGATGCAATGTCAGATCAATAGCACTGCATGCTCAGATTCTGATGTTTGGCCTAGAAGATGGTTCTATTCATTTACTGTATATTCCTAACCACGGTCATGTTAGGGAGTTGGAAGAGAGGATAATACATTCCAAAAAGATTCAAGTCGACACAGCGCCGATTGTAGATCTGACTGTATTGGAAGTTGACAAGAAACCTTGCATTGTTGCAGTTACTATTCGAAAAGTTCATTTACTGAACTTCTTCTAG